In a single window of the Nicotiana tomentosiformis chromosome 8, ASM39032v3, whole genome shotgun sequence genome:
- the LOC104107653 gene encoding CO(2)-response secreted protease-like, with amino-acid sequence MKRVTLVFLFSLFLVYFIRKSKAVSQAEGHGVYIVYMGATGSSNDVVRDDQIQLMSSLTTRRKNAVVHSYRNSFSGFAALLSDAEAQSIAQQPGVISVFPDPVFQLHTTRSWDFLTDQYDLVHSFPNSSGPNSTSNGVDTIIGIFDTGIWPESESFNDKGMGPVPSRWKGTCTKGYDFNSSSCNRKLIGARFYDDPGNSPTPVTGTPRDHDGHGTHVAATAAGSPVAGASYYGLATGTAKGGSPGSRIAVYRICTPYGCSGSAIMKAFDDAIADGVDIINLSIGQPAGAEFEFSTNPIAIGAFHAVEKGIFVVASAGNDGPSRESVVNVAPWIFTVAATTIDRNIETHIPLGGNKLIKGGGISFSNLKKSPVYPLVDSKSANLTMYDGEASDCEPDTLDEHKVKGKIVLCDHLSDDFSIEDRLNEVKNKGGIGFILIIPDDELIVAPKMGSFPGAVVTQHDGVKILSYLNSTKNPVATILPTVSVDNFKPAPVVAFFSSRGPAYNTRNLLKPDIAAPGTAILAAWPANDTEVARSGQEPPLFNFVSGTSVSCPHVSAIVATLKSQNPTWSPSAIRSAIMTTAFQESNLKTPMLVNSAYGEYLADPYDFGAGVATMSGPREPGLVYETEITDYLLFLCSAGYNTSTVKLISKTVPDSFSCPTNASAESMSNMNYPSIAVSMSEERETKKVTRTLTNFGKEESEYTAIITAPDALRVRVHPSKLKFTSSTKKLSYQVTFKATSREREFFGSITWASGKYKVRSPFVVSYW; translated from the exons ATGAAAAGGGTTACTTTAGTTTTCTTGTTTAGTCTCTTCTTAgtttattttataagaaaatcCAAGGCAGTTTCTCAAGCAGAAGGCCATGGCGTTTACATTGTTTACATGGGTGCCACGGGTTCATCGAATGATGTCGTTAGAGATGATCAAATTCAGCTTATGAGCTCCCTGACAACAAG GAGAAAGAACGCAGTGGTGCACAGCTACAGAAATAGTTTCTCAGGATTTGCAGCACTTTTGTCAGATGCTGAAGCTCAATCGATTGCTCAGCAACCCGGAGTTATCTCTGTTTTCCCTGATCCAGTATTTCAACTCCACACAACACGGTCATGGGATTTTTTAACGGATCAATATGATCTGGTACATAGTTTCCCTAACAGTTCTGGACCAAATTCAACCTCAAATGGAGTAGACACCATAATTGGGATTTTTGATACTG GAATATGGCCTGAATCAGAGAGTTTCAATGACAAGGGTATGGGTCCAGTCCCATCTCGTTGGAAAGGCACTTGCACCAAAGGTTATGATTTCAATTCTTCCAGCTGCAACAG GAAACTGATCGGCGCAAGGTTTTACGATGACCCTGGCAACTCTCCAACACCTGTTACAGGGACACCTAGGGACCATGACGGGCATGGTACACATGTTGCAGCTACAGCAGCAGGGAGTCCAGTGGCAGGTGCATCCTATTATGGGTTAGCAACAGGAACAGCCAAGGGTGGTTCTCCAGGGTCAAGGATTGCAGTTTACCGTATATGCACGCCTTATGGATGCAGTGGATCTGCTATTATGAAAGCATTTGATGATGCCATTGCAGATGGGGTTGATATCATAAACTTATCAATTGGTCAACCAGCTGGAGCAGAGTTTGAGTTTTCAACAAATCCTATAGCCATTGGAGCTTTCCATGCTGTAGAGAAGGGCATTTTTGTCGTTGCCTCTGCTGGAAATGATGGCCCTTCACGAGAAAGTGTTGTCAATGTTGCTCCTTGGATTTTCACAGTTGCTGCTACAACTATTGACAGAAACATTGAGACACATATTCCCTTGGGAGGGAACAAGCTGATTAAG GGTGGAGGTATTAGCTTTAGCAATCTCAAGAAATCTCCAGTTTATCCATTGGTGGACAGTAAATCTGCAAACTTAACTATGTATGACGGGGAGGCAAG TGACTGTGAACCAGATACACTCGACGAACACAAAGTCAAGGGTAAAATTGTTCTTTGTGATCATCTCAGTGATGATTTTTCAATCGAAGATAGGCTAAATGAAGTGAAGAACAAGGGCGGCATTGGATTTATATTAATTATTCCTGATGATGAACTCATAGTGGCACCCAAAATGGGATCCTTCCCAGGGGCAGTAGTCACTCAACATGATGGCGTGAAGATTCTTTCGTACCTCAACTCGACAAA GAACCCAGTGGCAACAATTCTGCCAACTGTAAGTGTAGATAATTTCAAACCAGCTCCTGTTGTGGCTTTCTTCTCATCAAGAGGCCCTGCATACAACACTCGAAACCTCCTAAAA CCGGATATTGCAGCACCAGGGACTGCAATACTTGCTGCTTGGCCAGCAAATGACACAGAAGTGGCTCGGTCTGGCCAAGAACCACCACTATTCAACTTCGTCTCAGGGACTTCCGTGTCTTGTCCTCATGTTTCTGCTATTGTTGCAACACTGAAATCTCAAAATCCCACCTGGAGTCCTTCAGCAATCAGATCAGCTATAATGACCACAG CTTTTCAGGAAAGCAACTTGAAGACTCCAATGTTAGTCAACAGTGCATATGGAGAATACCTTGCCGACCCATATGACTTTGGTGCAGGAGTAGCAACTATGTCAGGACCACGGGAACCAGGCCTGGTTTATGAGACTGAGATCACAGACTACTTGCTATTCCTCTGCTCTGCTGGCTATAACACATCAACAGTTAAATTAATCTCAAAGACAGTTCCAGACAGTTTTTCATGCCCCACCAACGCAAGCGCTGAATCAATGTCTAACATGAACTATCCATCAATAGCTGTTTCTATGTCCGAGGAAAGAGAAACCAAGAAAGTTACCAGAACTCTAACTAACTTTGGTAAAGAAGAATCAGAATACACGGCAATCATAACAGCACCAGATGCATTGAGAGTCCGAGTGCATCCAAGCAAATTGAAATTTACAAGTAGCACGAAGAAACTGAGCTATCAAGTGACTTTCAAAGCAACATCTAGAGAGAGAGAATTTTTTGGATCAATTACATGGGCCAGTGGTAAGTACAAGGTTCGAAGTCCATTTGTTGTCTCTTACTGGTAA